The Myripristis murdjan chromosome 6, fMyrMur1.1, whole genome shotgun sequence sequence CCAACgctatttgtgtttttatcaaccgaggtaaacattttaaaaatgaacgTTATACTCCAGATTTGCTCACAACAGCATACACACGATGTTACCAGTCCAAATGTGATAGGATATAGCCTATGTACCGATACGCTGTGCCCATTAAACACCGACAGCTAACATCAGCCAGCTGGTAAGTTGGCAAACTTTATAAGCGTTCAGCGACAACAACGAAACTGCCTGAAACGTGGACTAACCTTCTCCTCATGTtgccagtcaaaaaaaaaaaaagtaaaaacaaacaaacaaacaaaaaacaaaaacaaaactcaacgGGCGGTGGGTTATAAAAAGCGACCTTTcagtctgaaaaatgaaaaaacagacagtAACGCCGCCGTGGTGCCACCGCTGCTCCGTgtccgctgctgctgctgccgagGTTTGAAATTTGCACAGAAACACTGCCCGGCCTCCGATTGGCTGATTACACCGACGTCAACGGATGTTATTCAGCAGGGCGGTGCGTAACGTCTGACGCcaaaggggtggggggttcctgattttttttttttttttttttttttaaagtacatcgtaaacaaatgaaatgcagtAATGTGAAAACAGCTTTAAATGTTTTCCGTTTAGCtttgttattcttattcttattcttattctttttaTATTAAAGCCAGAAATGCATTACCTTCCTTAacacattttgaatttattgCACCATAATGTCCATTTGTATTTCTGATGTGTGTTATGTATGTGTAGTTCTGTTTTAGAGACAGTCAGAAATATGGAGACATTTTTGTAATGTGATGATAGTGGATTAAATaaccggagagagagagagagagagagagagagagagagagagagagagagagagagagagagagagagagagagagagagagagagagagagagagagagagagagagagagagagcagaagattTTGGTTCTACTCTTAGATTTCTGTGACTATGAGGTTCATAGTTTCatgacatgtaattttttttttttttttttttttttgaaaaaaggaGTATAAAGCCAAGGCTCGGGGCTTATAACAGAAGTTACCACACCAGACTGCAAAGTTATAGTCATACCATGGGgtaaaaatactactactatatatatacacacacacacacacacacacacacacacacacacacataaagtaaGCCACATGTATTTGTCCTGTCAGTACCACCAGTTACGATCTCTTATGCCAACAAACGTATTGGTTgagttttctgattttttttttttttcagaattataGTTTATAATCTAAATGAGGAAGCAAtctttcactgatttttttttttaaaaagatgttCAAACTAGCACAAATGTATAATCAGCCCACATAAATAGTTTTCAACATGACAAATAtgattaagaaaataaattaaaaaacttTTGTTGGCATATATGAGTTATTAAACACATTCGAAGaacaaaattcacaaaattcATTCAACTTTCATTTACACATTATTCATATGAAATTGATAGTAGCAATAGGTAAAGTGACAGAAATTTGAAACTGTTCAGATTCATGTCACAGAAATCTGATTCTGATGGGAAAAGATGGAGTGGGGGTGGGGCGTGGGGGGGTTCTTCCTCCTGCTTTTATTTAAATTCTAAAAGCTTGATGAAGGAGAAGATGCCAAGTTAGGGGAAGATCCTTATTCAGCTTTCAGTCTTGTGATGTAATAGTTTTCTGTggttgaaaatataaaaatatagactGACAATACATGGCAAGGACTGTTGAGTGGTTTCCACACCAGCAGGCTCCATTGacacccatccacccacccacacccacccccccacacacacacacacacacgcaagaaGTTGGTGAATGCCACACAGGAAATGCGGCGGTGTTAACACCTCTTTGACCCTGCCAGTCCCATCAGTTTGGAGCCTTGTTCAAACTCATCgacctttattttaaattctggttTCTGatccaaagtttccaaagacaccaaatacaTCCTGCTGAGTTAcagtgaaatgtgtgtaaagtgAGACATAGAGACATGGAGATGTTTGATGtgatggtgcagccataaaacaatggcatcttgagtTTGGACagttcactcagtgtaagtgaagtgaagtgttgcaaccagcaggtACAGAAAATATATGTGCCACTGTTGCACAATATGAGAAAAGAagtctaactttgaagctacttgagGGGAAATTTATTGGAAAATCAGAATTAAAGggcttcaaaaataaataatacatacagTGTTGTAAACAAAACTGTATGAACATGTCATCTTGGTTGGTTTGGTAACTTCAGCTCAGCGAGAGATAACCTCTGTCGCCTCCTCAGTGAGAATACTGACGCCCGCTGTCTGAGTAGAGTTTCCTGAGCACCTCCCCACTGAACTGATATGTCAATTTcttctttacttttttaatcTCTCCAGTCTTGCCGTAGTTCCGCAGAGCTCGAGCCATCTTCTGGTAGGTCATTTTTTTGCGGTTGCCCTTCTGGACGCCCCAGTGGCTGGCGAGAGCTTCCTTGTGTTTTGTGGAGAACTGGAAGATGCCCTTGTCCTGGTCCACCCACCAGATGCTGTCGCTCATGTCTCCGTTTCTTAGCAAATCCAGCAGGAACTGGTACAAGCGCATCTTCCTCTTGTTACCTGGAGTGGAAGTAAAAGACTTGGTCATGATAAACAGATTGGCAGGTGACGTTTCTTCAGGCTCCTGTGACATCAGTCCTGACAGCAGGACTTGGGAAGTGTCCATACTCACTAGTGTCCCTCCTTAAGGATGAGGGGTTGTGGCCTTCATACTCATCCTCCCCCTCTGATACCTCAAGAGGGGGactctgtcctctctgctcctcctctgagcGGTACTGGAGGGGGGATGCAGACGGCTGGTACTGGTAGCACAGGGTAGGGGTGTAGTACGGGATCTTTAGGGGGAAATATGAGCATGTCACAGTTCATATGTTAAACAAAGAAGTCacagagctgcattttttttttttattggttcaCAGCCGTGTACtgcctgacattttttttagtcTGGTGGCGACAACATTGTCTTTGTACTAAAAGAGGAAGTAGCAATGCCAAAATAGAATTCAATACTCAGCAAGACCGTGTGGCTCACAAATGacatttcagtgaaatgtttcacCGAGTTTCCAGCTCCTGTGTTTGCAATGAtttatgaataataaaaaaatctgctttcatCAGTTATAAATTATCAAACACTGTGACATTTTCCCTCCGTACAGTAATTCCTCAAAATATATCCAGTGATTCTATGGGGGCGGCTCAAAAAGAGGCTGAACCTCCTCCCTTTTGCACTGATACACACAATATTTCCCTCTAGTGCacgtatatatacacacatttccatGTAGAAATATTTTTGGTTTACCATATTGTTCACTCAGAATAGAGAACTGTACAGTCCTACGCGAAAACAAGTACATATGAGTGACAAATAAAAGTTTCCTGCTTAACCACAGTTTTGATGTTTGCCTGAGTCCCTGTTGTGCAGAAATCCCTTATCTTACCTTATAATGAGTAAGCTGCAGTGACCAAATGTTACTTCACTCAGGGGAAATATACACTGAGCAATATTAAACATGTATAATACATGACATCATAGGTATTCTTGATGATATCATGACAAAAACTGCCTACGTTCCAAATTTGAGAAGCATTTTTTGTGGGATTTCTTTTAAGAGATGGGAATTTGTGTTATCATACTATGTATCCCAGGTCAGTAAAGatgcatttaattattttaaaccTTATGGGATAATGATTCTGCTTCTTGGACAACAGTAATGCCATGGTGAATATGAGCTGTGCACATGGGCAGATGAAAAACTCACTTGTGGTGACACAGAGAGCGGCCCGAGCACCGGGTCcgggtggagggagagaggctcGCTGCTGTAGCGGAagggctgcagcagctgtggagGAGAGACACACTGAAGCTCCGTGAAGTGATTAGCTGGAGAGTTTTCAAAGTCCGTCTGAACACGGTCCGAGTGGTAGCTCCATCTATGgtctgaaaaaaatgacaaaagttgAGGCAGCCAGTCATGCAGTGATTCATGCTGTACTCCACAGTTAAATGCCGTGCTCTTACCTTCATAAACCTCTCCCACATTAGAGAGGTAGGAGTATAACTCCGCAGGTGGGCGATAAATATCTGGCTCATTTGGAATAATTTCCTGTGAggcatttggaaagaaaaagtgagatGTTATtattgagagagaaaagggttgtctctctgtgtccgaCTAAAATGAGGTAAAAATGACCATTAACTGTATTTGTTATAAACATgaatgtaataaaatataaaatatagaaGCAGTTATCTCCATTTAGCATAAACATGACACAAAACAAGATCCTCTCACCATGGCAAACAAAAtcaaagtcatcaaaacttacATATGTCCGTAAGTCATATACATCTAATACATGctacattcaaacaaaaagcACTTACAGATGAAATGACATAACCATCCATCGTGTAAACAAGGCAGCATGAGAGTCTTGGTTCCTGAAGCCGGAGATCAATGTTATCTTTGATTTTGGCTTTACAGAAAAGCTTGCCGTGTTTCTCAACATGGACTGGACAAATAGGAACTGAAAGTGTCCCAGTGACAAATAAGCTTGATCCTACAGCCTATATTCATACCATCTATTTGTCAAGTTCATATGACCAGTCAGTTCCTGATGGCAACGTGTGAGGCTATATTATAGGCCACCACAGTATCACATAAGAATTATTTCAAATGAAGCAGAGGGGAAGTAAAGCTGTGCTTTTTGAATGCAGAGTGTTAATATTTTTCCCATAAAATATGAGCAATATGTTTTGTATCAGATTCCAGTCTGAGTTGTTTGTAAGCATGTGGAAATAGTAGATATGATAGATCATAACAAAGTCGCACTGTTGAGTTCTTGTCATGTTTTATTATCAGTAATGGCAACCCCAAAGTAAAATGGCAAAGTTGCTAAATTAGAAATGTAacacagaagcagaaacaaGTCACCTATGTCAGATTTGCTCTGTATAAGCAGCATTAGTTAAACTTCAACTTGTTCTTTAATTATTATGTCTCGGCTCAGCCATATGACCAGCAGAATATATTATTTCATCCACTGAGATGTACTCATGTAGGAATTTTCAAGACTATCAGCAGAGAGAGGCCAAAACCAAAAGTGAAGTTCAGAGCTGTTCTTGTTCCCCTTTTCAAAGCCTGGTGTTATGGGTCCATTTGAGGAAGTGTTGACTGGTGAATACAAGCAAAAGCCTTACTGAAACGACCCTTTGCCATTGTGTTGCTgacatgtttaatttttttctgctgttttgaccATGAAATGACCACAGTTCTTTTGTGTAATTGTGGactatttcagtttattttattttattttagtttatttgtaCATATCAAGAACAACATGGCAAAATTTTATAATGATGGGAAAAAACCCCATGTGGAGCGATGAATATGTCTACAATGACATGCTAAAGACTTTGTGGTTCCCCTTTGTAGCAGAAAATGatacaaaaacacagtcatGATACATAATAGTAATAGGCAACCACCAATCAAATGTAGAAAACCATAGCTATAGCCTTCTTATAAAATGAGTGTTTGTGGTGAAAATGGGTGTAGTAGCctagtagtcatagtagtagtaggaatAATACGCTTCATTTAAATAGCATCTCAGAAagcaaaatcacaacaaaaagctgcatagacagaccaaaaaaaaaaaagagcaatgcAATATTAAAGTAATATCAAGAGAAggttcaaacaggaaaacaaaagatgcaaaacacagtagagagaaaacagaatgaTGCTGACAGATAAAGAtttaaaagagattaaaaaaggcagtaaaaatgaaccccccccccccccaaaacaaacaaacaaacaaacaaacaaacaaaaaacagatagaAATTAATAACTACAACCACAGCAATAggagcaataataaataaagaaataaaataataagaggaGCTGTgtaataggtgtgtgtgtgtgtgtgtgtgtgtgtgtgtgtgtgtgtgtgtgtgtgtgtgtgttctagaAGAGCTGGCTGTTAGGAGCTGTATGTTGTATTTGTCAGCCAGTTTGATCCACTGTATATTGGATGATCTACATTGATCTACTGTATATTGGATGATCTACATTGATCTACTGTATATTGGATGATCTACATTGATCTACTGTATATTGGATGATCTACATTGATCTACTGTATATTGGATTATCTCTATTGATCTACTGTATGCTGGATGGAAAATTAGCACAGGCAGCTGTCTGTTAGATCTGCTGAAACACTGATTGCtcaacaacagagaaacagtcTGAAAATGAGGTCATCAGCGGGGTTTCCTGTGGGCTGTCATTCCATTTAGCTTCCACAAGTGAGCACCAGCTGCTTggtggtatggtatggtatttatttatttatttatttatttattttttaattcttattttttcattcattcataatatTTAAAACAGAGGGTGCTCTATCTGGCAGGACTTTGTCAAACTCCGGACATCCATTTGTGAGGACAGCGACGAGCGCAGGCCTGGGCCttgttgtgttttcaaataTTTGCTCTGTCTCCATCTACTGGAAGGAGAGGTTGGAGTGACCAGTATCTAGGCTAGACTGAgttcagaggcagagaggagacaaCCAAAATAGCTTATCGAGGCCCCAAATTAATTGATCCCACACCTCCGAATTTTGATTCCTCTCGGCGATGCGTGACAAATCAAAGAAATGAAGGCTGGGGGAATTTACCAGCAATCCAGATTTCCATTCATTGCTGAGCTGTATCCCCATCTCAGACCCTGACAACAGCAGCCAGGAGCGGAATCCTGCTGTCCCGTGGAATTATCACGGCAGCAAGGCGAGATACGCATGGAACATGGCTGCTATGAGGACTTTAACGGTGGCGGGTCtctttttggcattttgtgCTTTAGGCTTGATAGCGATAGCGATCAGCACTGACAACTGGTATGAGACAGATGCGAGGAGGCATCGGGAACGCTGCAAGAATTACTCCAACAAAAGAAACGACCCCGGGTACATTTACATCTCCAACAACAACCTTCCTCTCCGTATGCTACCAAAGGAGAATAATGTAGAGAGGAAGGGCTCCAGTGGAGGAATGCTGCTGCGGGCTAAGCGGCACTTCTTGCCTCCTGCTCCGGCCATGGAGTCCCTCTGCAGTCGGCAATTCAACTCTACCATCACCGGACTGTGGAGAAAGTGCCATCGGGAGGGATTTGACTTGGAGACGGAGGATCTGATCTTCAAAGGTTTGAGTTTGAggttatgtgtttgtgtgtgtgatatgataTTTCATACAAGTGTGTAactatgtttgttttttggacatttCGACTGACAGGGCTGTGTGCGCGGCGCTGTTCACGGGGGTTTTCACAATGCTTTTGTACACGAATGCGCTATCCAATGTGCTGATGCTGCGCACAGTCCTTCAAGGCCTACGCAGTAACGCGGAGTACAGTGACAACACGTTTCGACGTGTGATGTTTTTGCAGCACAAAAGGGCAAGCCGTAGTAGCAGAAAGCTCCATATGTGCACAATAAGCTTACTCCACaatggtgtgggtgtgtgggtggatgggtgggtaGGTAGGCTGGTTGagagggtggggaggggtgCGGGAAGCTTTGTGATATCTCTTCATCTCGTTTCAATGCCCGTGTAGCATCCTCTTTGTGTTGTTTACATCCACAGGATTGGTTCAGCGCTGCACACcaataaaatactactactcATCAGCAGCGCTCCCGAGGAATTTGCCAATTAatctgacaaaaacaataagGCAGGATGAGTGGCATGCTCTTCGTAAGTTCCCACTGCTCTTTCCCCCCCACATTTGATGAATTAACGCTGAAACTTGGCATCATGCCAACAGAAACGTGTTTATTTCCctcttgtgtgttttgcagaccTACAGAGGATGACAGCGAGCTTCATCGGCATGGCCATATCCATCATCTTCTTCGGCTGGATCATAGGCGTGCTGGGCTGCTGTAAGGAGCATGATCTGATGCAGTATGTTGCTGGACTTCTTTTCCTTATGGGAGGTAAGAGCTACTTTACATACAGAGCACTACCCTACAGCGCCACAGAGGGGCAGTGCAGTCTTTGTTATTGAGAGAGACAAGCCTTTCAGTGCATTGACAGATGCATTCAGGGAAATGATGCATCAGAGAGGTGaatggggagagggagaaattgGGTTGCTGTTTTGCATGACTTGCctcttccccttttctctctgacaGGGACGTGCTGCATCATCTCCCTTTGCACGTGCGTGGCCGGGATCAACTTTGAACTGTCTCGCTATCCTCGCTACATGTTTGGAATACCAGAGGACATCAGCCATGGGTACGGCTGGTCCATGTTTTGTGCCTGGGGTGGGCTGGGCCTTACGTTGTTGGCTGGATTCCTGTGCACGCTGGCCCCCTCCCTCTACCCTCCACACACCCCTGTGGTGCACAAGCCCAGACAGGAGAACGGCTGCGTGTGACAGGCTGCTCCACATCCAACAGACACCTGTCTCATCTTGAAACAGTGACGAGCCCTGTTCTGGGGATACTTTCACCCAGGGACTCGACAGTGAGAGCCTTCACTCAGCTTGGCACAAAGAAGAGCACAGGACCCTGGCTTTCActcacatgaaaatgaaaaggggGTGAAATTTTACTGAAGATGATTTCAGTTCCTCTGGTGCTTCTTTCTGTCCCTTTCTATGAATGAACTGTTCAGTGTTATTGCTTGCTCTTCAAGAGGAGAATAGTTATACAAAATTTCTTCTTGTAAAATCTGctggttttgaaaaaaaaaaaataaataaacacagccaaaaaaaaaaaaagaaaaaaaaagaaaaaaaagaaaaaacaatagcACAACTCTGAATTCTGTATTGAAGATGAAATTATGGATGTGTTATTCTCACATTTCAAAGGGCAACTGTGTATCATTATGTacccattcaaaacaaaactatgTAAATGTACTTTTTGAACTGTATGTATGCAgatgcatttgtgtttattcaaggaaaaaaaaaacatgagcattAAGACCAAACTGTATTTGAGGGAAGTGTTTTGATGTTCTTGAGGTCATACCccaatcaaaatatttttgaaaaataaaatggc is a genomic window containing:
- the spi1a gene encoding transcription factor PU.1a, which gives rise to MDGYVISSEIIPNEPDIYRPPAELYSYLSNVGEVYEDHRWSYHSDRVQTDFENSPANHFTELQCVSPPQLLQPFRYSSEPLSLHPDPVLGPLSVSPQIPYYTPTLCYQYQPSASPLQYRSEEEQRGQSPPLEVSEGEDEYEGHNPSSLRRDTSNKRKMRLYQFLLDLLRNGDMSDSIWWVDQDKGIFQFSTKHKEALASHWGVQKGNRKKMTYQKMARALRNYGKTGEIKKVKKKLTYQFSGEVLRKLYSDSGRQYSH
- the tmem276a gene encoding transmembrane protein 178B, translating into MAAMRTLTVAGLFLAFCALGLIAIAISTDNWYETDARRHRERCKNYSNKRNDPGYIYISNNNLPLRMLPKENNVERKGSSGGMLLRAKRHFLPPAPAMESLCSRQFNSTITGLWRKCHREGFDLETEDLIFKGLVQRCTPIKYYYSSAALPRNLPINLTKTIRQDEWHALHLQRMTASFIGMAISIIFFGWIIGVLGCCKEHDLMQYVAGLLFLMGGTCCIISLCTCVAGINFELSRYPRYMFGIPEDISHGYGWSMFCAWGGLGLTLLAGFLCTLAPSLYPPHTPVVHKPRQENGCV